The following coding sequences lie in one Desulfurella amilsii genomic window:
- a CDS encoding efflux RND transporter periplasmic adaptor subunit, whose product MKKILLLIFILTIYSLAYGIEVQVGYPKACASYETIKVYGKVETTQNITILAPISGIIRVNSNFSTVKSGQLIAQIYPPRLSRQIEYAKANVKAAYNNLQSTIKLKNTHIATSQELEKAKMLYYQAKNNLEQLNAQSERSKIYAPFAGSLEFLVPNKSSAALNQPIATLTGNSNLWIKAYVAPDSIDKLKIGQTIYYYLNNSKYIGTIAQLSPSTDSSGLVPIFINTNNKALIAGQWVSLEIPISKSHGFCIPKSAISTKGSKAYIYVVTDGVAHKKQIKLINVSNNTAYISAYITNNEPIVTNGVERLKNNIKVKIIK is encoded by the coding sequence ATGAAAAAAATCTTGCTATTAATATTTATTTTGACTATATATTCTTTAGCTTATGGGATTGAGGTGCAAGTAGGCTACCCAAAAGCTTGCGCAAGCTATGAAACAATAAAAGTTTATGGAAAAGTTGAAACAACACAAAATATAACAATTTTAGCCCCCATAAGCGGTATTATTAGAGTTAACTCAAATTTCAGTACTGTAAAAAGTGGTCAATTAATAGCTCAAATTTACCCTCCAAGACTTTCAAGACAAATAGAATATGCTAAAGCAAATGTTAAGGCAGCCTATAATAATCTTCAAAGTACAATAAAATTAAAAAATACTCACATCGCTACTTCTCAAGAATTAGAAAAAGCAAAAATGCTTTATTATCAGGCAAAAAACAACTTAGAACAATTAAATGCTCAATCTGAACGATCCAAAATTTATGCGCCTTTTGCAGGAAGCTTAGAGTTTCTTGTACCAAATAAAAGTAGTGCAGCACTAAATCAACCTATTGCTACTTTAACGGGAAACAGCAATTTATGGATCAAAGCCTATGTAGCACCAGATTCTATAGACAAGTTAAAAATTGGCCAAACTATCTATTACTATCTTAATAACTCAAAGTACATTGGCACGATAGCCCAATTATCACCCAGTACAGATTCAAGCGGTCTTGTGCCAATCTTTATAAATACTAACAACAAAGCTTTGATTGCCGGTCAATGGGTTAGTCTTGAAATTCCAATCAGTAAAAGCCACGGGTTTTGTATACCAAAAAGCGCTATTTCCACAAAAGGTTCTAAAGCTTACATATATGTTGTAACAGATGGGGTAGCGCACAAAAAGCAGATCAAGTTAATCAATGTTTCTAATAATACTGCCTATATCAGCGCCTACATTACCAATAATGAGCCAATAGTTACCAATGGTGTAGAAAGGTTAAAAAACAACATTAAGGTAAAAATTATTAAATGA
- a CDS encoding efflux RND transporter permease subunit, whose translation MNKYLNFLWNNKFTVFLCGILIIFGGAFALFFLPESIFPNVSFPKVSILVHNQDLPVKYMLVSVTRPLEEAARAEPGVNLVRSQTGNGLSKIHVYFDSNVNPKTAYLMLQARIAKINLPPNSSLSVRLMEPNIYPFAEYALVSNKIDSANMMNYYYFQAKPMLLGINGVYKVEETSRGWPEINIALNPQKLLQYRISPQEVINSLVLNEGPFFSGVINYFNQQLTLSTTKMPNNIKDLSNFTISVKSENSQYIPLTLSSIASIKSQNPPLIKDA comes from the coding sequence ATGAATAAGTACCTTAATTTTTTATGGAATAACAAATTTACAGTATTTTTATGCGGTATTTTAATTATCTTTGGTGGTGCATTTGCCCTCTTTTTTTTACCAGAAAGCATCTTTCCAAATGTAAGCTTTCCTAAGGTATCTATTCTTGTACATAATCAAGATTTACCCGTAAAATATATGCTTGTCAGTGTAACAAGACCGCTTGAAGAAGCAGCAAGGGCTGAACCTGGCGTAAACCTTGTCAGATCCCAAACAGGCAATGGTTTATCTAAAATTCATGTTTATTTTGATTCAAATGTCAACCCAAAAACAGCGTACTTAATGTTACAAGCAAGAATAGCTAAAATAAATTTACCGCCAAATTCTAGCTTAAGTGTCCGCTTAATGGAACCCAACATATATCCATTTGCAGAATATGCGCTTGTTTCAAACAAAATTGACAGTGCAAACATGATGAACTACTACTATTTTCAGGCAAAACCTATGCTGCTTGGTATAAATGGTGTTTATAAAGTAGAAGAAACTTCACGTGGTTGGCCTGAGATTAATATAGCTCTCAATCCTCAAAAATTACTACAGTATAGAATATCACCCCAAGAAGTCATAAATTCTCTTGTTTTAAATGAAGGACCATTTTTTTCTGGGGTAATAAACTATTTCAATCAACAATTAACCTTGTCAACCACAAAAATGCCAAACAACATTAAAGACTTATCCAATTTTACAATATCTGTGAAATCGGAAAACTCCCAATACATTCCATTGACATTAAGTAGTATTGCCAGTATAAAAAGTCAAAACCCACCTCTAATAAAAGATGCGAA
- a CDS encoding Slp family lipoprotein, translating into MSKRILKKLANLITIIVGFAMLNSCATVLPISGNFTQITPIEAQTGKFFGKTVRFGGTIISTIPEQNNQTCFVVLGLKLNSNGKPYKKEPKNFVGRFVACAHGYYDPKIYQKDKKITFVGTIAGIEKEKVGNYTYSYPVVDVKSLYLWPKHIEYENCFPYNCPTYSLEPWPYFY; encoded by the coding sequence ATGTCTAAGAGAATTTTAAAAAAATTAGCCAATTTAATAACAATAATAGTAGGTTTTGCAATGCTTAATAGTTGCGCCACAGTTTTACCAATAAGTGGCAATTTTACACAAATAACGCCAATCGAAGCCCAGACGGGAAAATTTTTTGGAAAGACTGTAAGGTTTGGTGGAACTATAATATCTACTATACCAGAACAAAATAATCAAACATGTTTTGTGGTCTTAGGCTTAAAACTTAACAGTAATGGCAAACCGTACAAAAAAGAGCCAAAAAACTTTGTTGGCAGATTTGTAGCGTGTGCTCATGGCTATTACGATCCCAAGATATACCAAAAAGATAAGAAAATAACTTTCGTTGGCACGATAGCGGGGATTGAAAAAGAAAAAGTTGGAAATTATACATATTCATATCCTGTAGTGGATGTAAAAAGTTTATATTTGTGGCCAAAACATATAGAATATGAAAATTGTTTTCCTTATAATTGTCCTACATACAGCTTGGAACCTTGGCCGTATTTTTACTAA